The Pararhizobium sp. IMCC21322 sequence GGCAGTCTTGCCGACTGTTTTGTTGGCAACGGGCGTTTTTTCGGTTGCAGCAGCTTTGCCAACAGGTGCGGCTGTCTGGCCGCCTTTTTTGGTGGCACGTCTTGCAGCCGCAATGTAATTCATCCCGACTTCAAGATCAGCGTCTTTTTCGGTCTTGGGCGTTGGTGCATTGCGCTTTGGCTCAGCCGCTTTGGGCGGAATAACATCAGCTTGCGCCTGTGCAGCCTTGCGGAACCTCGGGCGGCGGCTTTCTTCCTTGCCGGCTGCCGGTGTCAGCTTTTTCTGTGTGGCTTCCAGGCGATCCACGCCACTTTCCAGATCATGAATCTTGTTCAGCAAAATCGTCAGCGTATCGGGAACCGAGCTCAGCTGATTATGCAGCGCATCATCAGAATTTGGTTTTTTGGCAGTTGATTTGACCAGAGCTGACAGATCATCCAGCGTCTGGCGGCTGCGCGCATCCAAGCCGCGCTCAACCCGGTTCAGAGCCTCATTCAGTGGCACAACGACGGCATCTGAAACCGCTTTGGTGATCACGGAAGCATCAGGACCAGCCGGTGCGACAGGATCGGGTTTGGCCAGTTGCTGTCCTAATTGCTCCATCACGGTGGATAATTGGGTTTCAATCCGGGCCATGTCGTCTTGCATATGCTGATGCGCAGCATCTGCAGCAGCGGCCTGCTCACGGTTCTCGTTGGGCGCTTCTTCTATCCGGCGTTCCAGACTTTCAATCTGGGCCGTGAGCTGTTTGATAAATGACGTGTTCTGAGATTTTTGGTCTTTAAGATTTTCATCGGCACGACGATCAGCTTCCAGCGAAGCGGAATCAAACCGCTTCATTGTATCGTCGAGGCGCGACAGCAGCCCGTCAAACCGCTCTTTGAACATCTGCGTCTGATCGCCGATATTCATATCGCTGAGTGTGGTTTGCTGTTCCAGCATGATGCCTTCAAGCCGGCCAACCGTATGCTCGATCGATTCAAGCGTTTCGCGGGGCGGCAGGAAGCTGATCAGGCTTTGTGCATTGGGCTGCTGCTGTGCGATTTCGGCCGGCAAATCTTTCAGCGTCTTTTCCAGCTGAGCAAGATGGGTTTGCAGTGCCGCATTGGTTACGGCATCAGGCTTGTTTCTGGCCGATTTCTCCAGCTTCTGGACAGTCAGGTCCAGAAGGCTTGCAACATCTCTGGACAAAGCAGGCTTCATTGATTTCAGCGATGCTTCCAGCTTGCTGATCTGGTCCTGCAGCGCCGGGATCTGTGATGCAGTCTGTGATTGTGTGGCAGAATTCTGCAGACGGATATGGTCATCTGCCAGCTTTTTGAAGTTGCGGTCCAGCCGGGTCTGATCTTCCTGCAGCTTGACCTGCATTTTGGCCATCGGCTGCAGAATTGCGACATCATTTCGGGTTGGCAACTCGGAAATCTTGCTCTCCAGCAGCGCCAGATTGCTGTCGAGCTGCTCGCGAATTTCGTCATTCTGAGATTTGGTCTCAGTGTCGGCCTTCTCAAGAAGCGTGTTTATTTTTTCGCCGAGCAGAGCGAAATGGGCTTCCATGGTCTCATTGAGGGCAGCTTCCTGTTGCGCTGCATTGTTGCGCGCTGGATCATCTTTCTGCTCATCATCTTCCTGATATCCGTAATCAGCCTCGTCGGCTAAATCATCTTCTTGATAATCTTCATAGCCATCCAGCGTGACGGGTGGCGCTGTCGGTTGCAATGCAAGTTCCAACTCGTGTTCCAGATCATCATCGGAATAAATCTCTTCCTCTGGTAACGCATGGATGGGCTCGGCTGGTCGTGCAGTTGTCTGCCTGATTTTTGTTTCAGGTGGCGTGGTATCAGAGGGAACAATGCGTTCCTTGAGCGCCAGAATGCGAGCACGCAATTCTTCGACGGTCTGGGCATCTTCCTGAATCGCGTTTTCCGGCGCGTCGGATGTATCGGATGGGTTTGGCACTGCCGCTTCGACGTGGCTGTCAAGAACGGCCTGACTTGCCGGGCGTAGTTCTGGCCTGTCAGCTTGTTTGGGCGCATCGAAGGCTTTCAGAGCGCCCAATTGTTGGCTCAAATCATCAATTGCGTGCATCAGGGCCTGACTTTCCGCGTCAGGTTCCTGGTCTGTGGGATCATCCAGCAACGCCTGCTCGGCAACCTGAGCGGCGCGTTCGGCCCCCTGGCGGCTTTGCCGCTGGGTTTGCAGTAACTTCTTCAATGTTAACTCATCCGGCGACAGATGATCTTCCTGAGCCTCGTTTTGCAGCACGGCATCCTGAAGCCATGCTTCCAGGCTCATCCCGTTGCGTTGGGCGGCTTCTATGACACGGCTGAAAACATCACTGGGATCGTCACCGTGATGGCTGTCAACACGACCGGATATTGAGGGTGCTTTGCGCTGTAAAACGGCCACTTGCTTCCACGCTTTCTCATCGGATCACATGAATTACCCGCCAAACAGAGCGATTCATGAGAGTTTCAATTACCGAAAAGTCAACAATTATAGTAAACATGTCGTTAATTTCATCAGGAATACTGAATCAAAAAAGCTGCCCACCACAGGTCGGTGCTGCCAATTGCCCGGATATCGGCAGCGGGTTTATCTGCTCCTGCGGACGAAACCAAAACTATAGATAAAAGAGTGCTAATCATAAGAATACAATTTGTAGTATGGACTCTGAACGTGTCTTCCGTTAATCGACAAAGGCTTTATTCTGGTTGGGAAAACGTATTGGTGTCATGAATGGCGCTAAGAATGATTGCCGATAGAGTATAGATCCTGACGCTGTTGCTTGATCAATTTGCCGACCGGATAATACATATTGTCATCCAAATTGGCTGAAAGTGATGCTGTGAACAAAGGTACAGAAACCGTCTCATCCAGAGCGCAACGAGCTGGGCAGGATGAGGACACCACAGAAAATTCCTTTTCGATTGGACAATTGGCGCGTGAGTTTCAGGTCACGTTGCGCACACTTCGCTTTTACGAGGATCGCGGTCTGGTCAGTCCCAAACGTGACGGTACGACGCGGGTTTACAGTCGGCGCGACAGAGCCAGACTCAAACTGGTCTTGATGGGCAAAAAGGTCGGTTTTTCGCTCACGGAAATTCGTGAAATGCTTGATCTGTATGATCTGAAAGATGGTCAGATTGTACAATTACGTGTCGCGCTGAAGCGGTTTCAGGAACAGGTTGATGTGCTGAAAGATCAGCGCAGTGACATCGAGCAGGCCATTGAAGAACTTGAGCGCACAGTTGATGTTGTCGCAGGTATGCTGCGCGAAAAAGAAACAGCAACCGGTTGACCAGACCTGTCGTATAAAACGTCTTTATCATGCAAAAGTGAAAGGACGTGCGCC is a genomic window containing:
- a CDS encoding MerR family DNA-binding transcriptional regulator; the encoded protein is MGQLAREFQVTLRTLRFYEDRGLVSPKRDGTTRVYSRRDRARLKLVLMGKKVGFSLTEIREMLDLYDLKDGQIVQLRVALKRFQEQVDVLKDQRSDIEQAIEELERTVDVVAGMLREKETATG